The Archangium primigenium genomic interval TGGAGTTCGAGCTGGTGCGCGCGGGCTACCGCGTCAAATCCCCCCGGGGTCCCGAGGAATTCCCCCAGTCCTTCTTCACCATCCTCCGGGGCCCGGTGCCCGAGGGCACGTCGGAGACCTCGCCGCTGGCCTTCCTGGACCGGGCGGCGGCCATCCTTGGCTACGAGTCCGCCGCGGCGCGCTTCGACGTCGAGCGCCTGGGCCCCGCGCCGGGCCAGCAGGTGGTGCGCTTGAACAACCTGCGCTTCTTCTTCAAGAAGCCCGGCGAGGAGGTGTCCCATGACCTGCTCGGCCATGGGCAGAAGCGGCTCCTGTCCTTCCTCGCCTACGCGGACGCCTCGCGGGACATCATCATCGCGGATGACCTGGTGGCGGGCCTGCACCCGGAATGGATTCCCGCCTGCCTCCAGGAAGTGGGCGAGCGCCAGGCCTTCCTCACCAGCCAGAATCCCCTGCTGCTCGATGCCCTGCGTTTCGACAGCGTGGAAGATGTCCGCCGGGCCTTCATCCTGTGCGAGCGCGCCTCGGGCGACTCCGGCACCCAGCTGCTCTGGCGCAATCCCACACACGCCCAGGCCAGTGCCTTCTTCGCCGCGTACGAGAAGCGCATGCAGCGCGTGTCGGACATCCTGCTCACGCAAGGCTTCTGGTAGGCCGAGAGCGGCTCACACTTTTTCGGGTTTAATTTTGAATTACTGTTTAAACACGTTTTCCTCTTCCTGAGAGAGGAGGCGTGCTGTACCTTGCCGCGGCTTGGACCTGGGGCGTGGCCGCCCCTCCGCGGAGAAGGGGACAGACATGCGCGTTGCTCGGGATGTGAGAGGGATTGCTGGGGGCTTCCGGAAGGCCCTGGGGCTGACGTTGGGCCTGGCGTTGGGGTGCTCGGGCGCGCAGGAGGCGCGGCCGGTGTACGAGGGCGAGCTGCGCATGTTCTCCGTGGACCACGCGGACGGCTCGCACCGCATGGGCTATGGCCTGCAGACGGCGGACGGGCGGAGCTTCGAGCTGTCGTTCGACGGCGAGCCGACGGCCCACCCCGGCGACCGCGTCATCATCCAGGCCGAGCGCGCGGATGCGCTCGCGAGCGGCCAGCCCGGTCAGGTGGGTGAGCGGCTGCAGGTGCACGCACTCGAGGTGGTGAAGTCCACGTCGGACCTGGTGACGTCCCAGGACGCGCTGGTGAGTGGCACGCCCCGCACGGTGCGCGTGGCCATCCTCCCGCTGGTGTTCCCCGGCACCACGGCGCGCATCGACACGACCACGTCGCGCCAGCGCCTGGACACGGTGGCCGCGTACTACAAGGAACTGTCCTACGGCGCGTGGACGGTGCAGGGCGACGCGCTGGCGCCGCTGAACGTGGCCAAGCCGGCCAACTGCAACCTGGACACCATCGCCAACGCCGCGCGGGCGGCGGCCAAGGCCGCGGGCCGGGACCTCAGCGTCTACGCGCACGTGGGCTTCGTCATCCCCAACAACCCGGGCTTCACCGACTGTGCCTGCGGCCTCGCCTGGGTGGGCCGGCCCCCGGCGGCGGGCAACGCGTTCGGTGACGGCAGCCTCTACACCTGCACGGACCCCAACGCCTTCGCGCACGAGTTCGGCCACGGCTTCGGCCTGGGGCACGCGTCCACGGCGCGCTGTGGCACGGGCTCGGCCTACAAGGCCAACCCCTACTCGGCCTGTCCTCCGGACGAGTACGGCAACGCCTTCAACACCATGGGCGGCGGCCTGGGGCACATGAACGCCTTCCAGAAGTCCACCATGCTGTGGCTGGACAAGTGCAACAACGTGCGCGTCTCGCGCGATGCCACGTATGACCTGGTGCCCATCCAGAGCGCGTCCAACGGCATCCAGTCCCTGCAGGTCCCCACGGGCGACACGGTGGACGGCAAGCCCCTGTACTTCTGGGTGGAGTACCGCAACCCGGCGCGCGCCTCGTTCAACGCGGGCCCGAGCGGCGCTCCCGAGAAGGACACCGGCGTGCACATCGACGTGGCGCAGGACTTCCGCTCCACCTCCGGCAACCGCAACCCGCTGCTCCTGGACATGGCGCCCAACTACCCCAACACCCACCGCGATCCCCGCCTCACCGCGGGCCGCACCTTCCAGGATCCCAACGGCCGCGTGAGCATCTCCGTGCTGTCGCAGTCGGCGGACAAGGCCTCCGTGCGCGTCACCTTCCCGGGCGGCGGCTCCGGCACCAACACGTGCAGTGACGGCACGGTGCCCGGCGGCGGCACGACGCCTCCGCCCTCGGGTCCCCAGGACGGCAGCATCGTGAGCCTGACCGCGCAGCACAGCGGCCGGTGCATGGACGTGCCGGGCTCCAACACCGCCAGCGGCACGCAGCTGCAGCAGTGGGCCTGCAACGGCACCACCGCCCAGTCCTTCCGCCTCCAGGCGGCCAGCAACGGCGC includes:
- a CDS encoding AAA family ATPase codes for the protein MNKLTTLSIDKFRNVAPTTLEFRPGLNVVLGRNGTGKSTLLRLLSATLGAEEGLRDDALEVRCRIAGTALEVEHTLSCSRVEQPSVSMVSGEFVSETLSVLQRADTFFIEKKGQPTRRFRVLPNDIFLDGEEPQSRVDRVFPGDPIWSLGLALMMARPDAESKALAQEILATRIVGAYRLDEGTERLQRLMELEFELVRAGYRVKSPRGPEEFPQSFFTILRGPVPEGTSETSPLAFLDRAAAILGYESAAARFDVERLGPAPGQQVVRLNNLRFFFKKPGEEVSHDLLGHGQKRLLSFLAYADASRDIIIADDLVAGLHPEWIPACLQEVGERQAFLTSQNPLLLDALRFDSVEDVRRAFILCERASGDSGTQLLWRNPTHAQASAFFAAYEKRMQRVSDILLTQGFW
- a CDS encoding RICIN domain-containing protein — protein: MRVARDVRGIAGGFRKALGLTLGLALGCSGAQEARPVYEGELRMFSVDHADGSHRMGYGLQTADGRSFELSFDGEPTAHPGDRVIIQAERADALASGQPGQVGERLQVHALEVVKSTSDLVTSQDALVSGTPRTVRVAILPLVFPGTTARIDTTTSRQRLDTVAAYYKELSYGAWTVQGDALAPLNVAKPANCNLDTIANAARAAAKAAGRDLSVYAHVGFVIPNNPGFTDCACGLAWVGRPPAAGNAFGDGSLYTCTDPNAFAHEFGHGFGLGHASTARCGTGSAYKANPYSACPPDEYGNAFNTMGGGLGHMNAFQKSTMLWLDKCNNVRVSRDATYDLVPIQSASNGIQSLQVPTGDTVDGKPLYFWVEYRNPARASFNAGPSGAPEKDTGVHIDVAQDFRSTSGNRNPLLLDMAPNYPNTHRDPRLTAGRTFQDPNGRVSISVLSQSADKASVRVTFPGGGSGTNTCSDGTVPGGGTTPPPSGPQDGSIVSLTAQHSGRCMDVPGSNTASGTQLQQWACNGTTAQSFRLQAASNGAFSLVNVNSGKCLDISNSSTADFGIVQQWDCNGTAAQAFRLNSSNGGYALANVNSGKCIDVQNSSVDDGAKLVQYACHGGGNQTWNLR